ctgagttgttgatccgcaaattgcctttccaacgtttggttcgtgaaattgcccaagatttcaagactgacttgcgtttccagagctctgctgtcatggccttgcaagaagctagcgaagcctacttggtcggtctcttcgaagataccaacttgtgtgccatccatgccaagcgtgtcaccatcatgcccaaggatatccaattggccagacgtattcgtggagaacgtgcttaaattattgacattttaaaagccaacttttttttacaaaaacaatcggtccttttcaggaccacaatatttttataaaaaagagaaaaaaatttattcaaaacttacacctttttatttttattaaaataaataaatatagtctttttttggggatggaaaaatacactatttatattaaaaaaatttttttcttttctatgcgttttacttttggtaatattgggtttcaaaacatggagcgaaatcaaaaacttttttttaaaaaaaaattatttaatttactttttatgttaaactgaaaatttttattttctattagcaacagtatatttgctgttattctttttgcaaaatttgatttttcgtagtagctacataacaagaatgaatgaagataaaaacaggcaggccaatacattcgagagaattttaaccttaaatagataatttagatacattgaatataaattttttctgtattttttattatttttaaacaaatgatattttttgctattctaaaaactgttttaaaaagaataaaatagtattttaatattttaaattattaaagggaaatagatttcgttcggtatgcaactgttctacatttgcttgcttagacaagggcatttttgaatttgtgtttaatttccaaaaaaaaattatatatttttttaaatttgtgattgcaacaatacattgtttagaatttacatttttaaattttttatttagtttcaagtccactttatatagaaaaaaatattttataataaatgcaatagagctcaccgcacattttgcatagccaacgacgttggtataacatagcatcgtaatattttagacttttcgtaacaaacgtacactttttacaaattatgtaacattttaatagaaatctatcatttctataatattttatgataaaattttcctaaaacatttttacattagagctttcaaattaatttgcagaaaaacttttattcatggaaaatacgccaatatggtgaattcaactgtcatagactacataataaaatcgattatttcactatgaaaatcatccaaattttcacttttttttacacttctttcaagaaaacatatcaagattccatactaaatttttataaaaaccaattttcaataaaaattggaaaatttttataatttagttacaattttatcataacatttttataaactttcaactcaaacccttataactcggtaacgcttaaagataattaactcggattttctttaatgattagctggatatctctactagaagaattgtataaaaaataaaaagaaattgttactatctcatcgtaaaatgaataattctgtgaaaacttttgtaaaaatttttattcgcttccacacaacgtttcgcaaaatttcgtagttgactactatgtacttctcataatttcgatgtacccagccatcactagtctaaaggttgaaaccatattttcaaccaatcagcgtacaccagtagtgagtgtatatttacaaagtgttaaagtgtgtttaaaaagaaaaatataagtgaaatcatgtctgacgccgccgttgttgaagccaccgcatctccagtcgccgctgttgagaaaaaggcacctaagaaagccgctgccaaggcaaagaaaccctctgctgccccaagccatccaccaacccaacaaatggtcgatgctgccatcaaaacattgaaagaacgtggtggttcctcattgcctgccatcaagaaatacttggccagcacatacaaagttgatgctgtaaaattggccccattcatcaagaagtacttgaagagcgctgttgctagtggaaaattgatccaaactaaaggtaagggtgcctccggttcattcaaattgtccccatctgcctcgaaggaacctaaagcaaagagcgctgaaaagaagaagaaggtcccagccggtgataagaaaaagaaggcagcagcacccaaaaaggcagccggtgaaaagaaagccgctgcaaagaagccttccgctgctaaaaagaccgccgagaagaagaagaccgaaaaggccaaggctaaaactgccaaaaagacaggtacagttaaagctaaacccgcaaaaacagccgccaaagcatcagccactaaaccaaaggcacccaaggcaaaaaccaccgctgccaagcccaaaaaggctgccgcagcaaagaagccagctgccaagaagaccgccgctaagaagtaatttttccatgcaaaattacttatcatgtcaaaatgattattttcgatattcgaaagcagtatatctaacagcccttttcagggctacaaaaaaatttttaaaaagagaccaaatttaactcaaacaattttttaattacctaataaatactatgttaattttaagggaaaagctaatcacagcccttttcgtagctgtaaaacatctgttgaaatcttttaataccattgttacctaatatgggaatacattaccctttaaggaaatttaagtaatcacatgttaaatgggattttttccgcaactggattaactgtttcacttagggtcataaaccaaagcaattactaagaattatgaaaatcacttaatgttaaagaaaatctcatttagcatacctaaccaataagagagtggcgtacaatattcccttcaaaaatcgcacttagcatacctatttcattctttacgagcatacctacccatagatctcgcgtacaaacgcataagtccacatatacatctctacaccatttcacgctaacatactagtatacatccctaaaaaatttagtatcaacacacacgctcacatatactcgaacatcaatacaacgttgcataccgagtgtttgagcataagagcaatatgtgttgatcatattactgtagatgtagatggtgctaagcaaggagggcaatattagagtatgggtagtatacatattttattttaaaaaagtaataagggcaatgtgagggtgagtggtagatatattttttctttaaatttgtaaatataaattaattttagttgaataacgaattaagtctcttttttaatttattttgtggccctgaaaagggcctttgatgttgtagggaaaatattgtacgacgaaataagtatgccatttacttggagctggtgtacttagtaacggctttggtaccttcactgacagcgtgcttagccaactcaccgggcaataatagacggacggcagtttggatttcccgactggtgatggtggaacgcttgttgtagtgagccaaacgggaggcttcggcggcgatacgttcaaagatatcgttgacgaaactgttcatgatgctcatggcctttgaggagataccagtatcgggatggacttgcttcaacactttgtaaatgtagatagcataactctccttacgcttggtgcgtctcttggtcttgtcacccttagtgatgttcttttgggctttgccggccttctttgctgctttaccactggcttttggaggcattttcacttggttttttttttaagtcacacaaacacttttaacactgttcacgattttgtgtgtttgatggcttactcggaatatttaaaccatttcatgcacaagatattcaggtagacgaaaacagtcgctatgtttacgaaaacaaccctctaaaattagctacacgttggatccgaaagtataaatactgcagttcatgctgcgaactaatatcatttgtgtttcagtgctaagtgaagtgaattaaaaaaaaaaataactaaaaatgtctggtcgtggtaaaggtggcaaagttaagggaaaggcaaagtcccgttccaaccgtgctggtcttcaattccccgtcggtcgtatccatcgtttgttgcgcaaaggcaactatgctgaacgtgttggtgccggagctccagtttacttggctgctgtcatggagtatttggccgctgaagttcttgaattggctggcaacgctgctcgtgacaacaagaagacaagaattatcccccgtcacttgcaattggctatccgtaatgacgaagaattgaacaaattgctgtccggtgtcaccattgctcaaggtggtgtattgccaaacatccaagctgttctcttgcccaagaagaccgaaaagaaggcttaaattatctacgagcatcaaagaaaaaatgtaaatacaggccatcgtataaatcaacaacaatccgtccttttcaggacgacaaaaatttttttaaaagagaaaaaactatatcaaaccttattttatcaagaaaatttacttaaaaaatagttttaaataataaataaaattttaattgtagttaaatttaaaaaatattttttggtcgattttttttttcagtggatttggtaatttgctagcaatttcgttattcgaaatttccttaaacaatcctgttttaggcgtaaatacaaaaaaatctgccatctattgtttataggtaaacattttcaaatatgtttacatcttatcgactattgcaggtcttttaatatacatgtcataattatcagttatcaattatcatgcatcaacatttcgcctatttgcatacattaacataataagaatttagttttatcgaccctactcaagattatcggcatttaataggatcaatgttaccattagggtactgtaaaaactatttattttacatttgaatatcacatggtaatcattgttcattttctgatgctgaaaaaaattggcatatgtaataacaaaacatcgaaacgaagtatctacgatcgtccctcttcgtacatttgtgacaaagttagcagctccaagcaaaggaaacatttaatggtagtatatgcgtgcattttggtatctgtgtgtatgtatgctttttagtgttgtataccatcgtttcatcgtattgttctaatggcgtcggttttagtttcgtcatgtatgtatgtatattatagaagctacattttggccgacggcaaattgaaaaatggtaatatttattttcaaataaattttatgtatttttttttagtaaaaatttataacaagatatatctctttttaaatatgttttgtggtcctgaaaaggaccgattgttttagttttaaagttcttaaaattttctccaaaatagcgtcaagataatgtttaaccgccgaaaccgtacaaagtgcggccttgtctcttcaaagcgtagacgacatccatagcggtgacggttttacgcttagcgtgttcagtgtaggtgacagcatcacgaataacgttttccaaaaacaccttcaggacaccacgggtttcttcgtaaatcaatccagagatacgctttacaccgccacgacgagccaaacgtctgattgcaggcttggtgataccttggatgttatcacgcaacactttacgatgacgtttagcgccaccttttcccaagcctttgccacctttaccacgaccagtcattttttcactttttaaattaaattcacttcacaagttatgcacaagaactaatacttaccatgctgcgatacctcatatttatacaaaatccgctctgaatttactacatacacatacgcttcgatctatcttcggggttgttcgtatacacttcgtgtgtacagatacaaatgttgaagcatatacgcagcacacacccttattggaaactgtagcccgccaaattttttctataaatatcgggaatcgctccgtaaggcaactattacagtgttaacagtgtttgtgtgcatatcgtgaagtgaactaaaaacctctagtgaaaaatggctcgtactaagcaaactgcccgtaaatctactggtggcaaagcccctcgtaagcaattggctaccaaagctgctcgtaagagcgcaccagccaccggtggtgttaagaagccacatcgtttccgccctggtaccgttgctttgcgtgaaatccgtcgctaccagaagagtactgagttgttgatccgcaaattgcctttccaacgtttggttcgtgaaattgcccaagatttcaagactgacttgcgtttccagagctctgctgtcatggccttgcaagaagctagcgaagcctacttggtcggtctcttcgaagataccaacttgtgtgccatccatgccaagcgtgtcaccatcatgcccaaggatatccaattggccagacgtattcgtggagaacgtgcttaaattattgacattttaaaagccaacttttttttacaaaaacaatcggtccttttcaggaccacaatatttttataaaaaagagaaaaaaatttattcaaaacttacacctttttatttttattaaaataaataaatatagtctttttttggggatggaaaaatacactatttatattaaaaaaatttttttcttttctatgcgttttacttttggtaatattgggtttcaaaacatggagcgaaatcaaaaacttttttttaaaaaaaaattatttaatttactttttatgttaaactgaaaatttttattttctattagcaacagtatatttgctgttattctttttgcaaaatttgatttttcgtagtagctacataacaagaatgaatgaagataaaaacaggcaggccaatacattcgagagaattttaaccttaaatagataatttagatacattgaatataaattttttctgtattttttattatttttaaacaaatgatattttttgctattctaaaaactgttttaaaaagaataaaatagtattttaatattttaaattattaaagggaaatagatttcgttcggtatgcaactgttctacatttgcttgcttagacaagggcatttttgaatttgtgtttaatttccaaaaaaaaattatatatttttttaaatttgtgattgcaacaatacattgtttagaatttacatttttaaattttttatttagtttcaagtccactttatatagaaaaaaatattttataataaatgcaatagagctcaccgcacattttgcatagccaacgacgttggtataacatagcatcgtaatattttagacttttcgtaacaaacgtacactttttacaaattatgtaacattttaatagaaatctatcatttctataatattttatgataaaattttcctaaaacatttttacattagagctttcaaattaatttgcagaaaaacttttattcatggaaaatacgccaatatggtgaattcaactgtcatagactacataataaaatcgattatttcactatgaaaatcatccaaattttcacttttttttacacttctttcaagaaaacatatcaagattccatactaaatttttataaaa
The Stomoxys calcitrans chromosome 3, idStoCalc2.1, whole genome shotgun sequence genome window above contains:
- the LOC131996121 gene encoding histone H4-like; the protein is MTGRGKGGKGLGKGGAKRHRKVLRDNIQGITKPAIRRLARRGGVKRISGLIYEETRGVLKVFLENVIRDAVTYTEHAKRKTVTAMDVVYALKRQGRGKGGKGLGKGGAKRHRKVLRDNIQGITKPAIRRLARRGGVKRISGLIYEETRGVLKVFLENVIRDAVTYTEHAKRKTVTAMDVVYALKRQGRTLYGFGG